Proteins from one Elgaria multicarinata webbii isolate HBS135686 ecotype San Diego chromosome 3, rElgMul1.1.pri, whole genome shotgun sequence genomic window:
- the SP7 gene encoding LOW QUALITY PROTEIN: transcription factor Sp7 (The sequence of the model RefSeq protein was modified relative to this genomic sequence to represent the inferred CDS: deleted 1 base in 1 codon) has translation MSYSGPIQQHQCSELKEAHNGSSLLATLTDPCSKFGSCSPVQDSPSPEKAENGLGKKPCLLGVELFAPKIWSTGSMGDSYTATFPNGNGLMSPSASPQASTAYSNDYSPFSHSFPASPTSQDPSSLLVSKGHPSPDCLPSVYTSLDMAHPYGSWYKAGIHPGISTTSSNPTASWWDMHSNSNWLSSQTQSDGLQSSLQSMPSQAPISPQLPSYTSEFTTLNPAPYPAVGITSSSHLLPSGQHVLPQEMYKPKPVANNALMDGGIGLKSGRGGSFGSTAGRSTCDCPNCQELERLGASAASLRKKPIHSCHIPGCGKVYGKASHLKAHLRWHTGERPFVCNWLFCGKRFTRSDELERHVRTHTREKKFTCLLCNKRFTRSDHLSKHQKTHNEMGVGKPPEGEAEREEAAAVASSPSTALQDALPGDEKDATSPEQSNLLEI, from the exons atgTCCTACTCTGGTCCCATTCAACAACACCAATGTTCTGAGTTGAAAGAAGCA CATAATGGCTCCAGCCTCCTGGCTACATTGACAGATCCTTGCAGTAAatttggaagctgtagtccagtTCAAGATTCACCCTCTCCTGAAAAAGCTGAGAACGGTTTG GGGAAGAAACCTTGCCTTCTAGGAGTGGAGCTCTTTGCTCCAAAAATCTGGAGCACCGGCAGCATGGGAGATTCCTACACGGCCACTTTCCCCAACGGGAATGGACTGATGTCTCCATCGGCAAGCCCACAAGCTTCCACCGCTTACAGCAATGATTACAGCCCCTTCTCCCATTCCTTCCCAGCCTCGCCCACATCTCAAGATCCATCCTCCCTGCTGGTGTCCAAGGGACACCCTTCCCCTGACTGTCTCCCCAGTGTCTACACCTCCTTGGACATGGCACACCCTTATGGCTCCTGGTACAAAGCCGGCATCCACCCGGGCATCTCCACCACCTCCAGCAACCCCACTGCTTCCTGGTGGGACATGCACTCCAACAGCAACTGGCTCAGCTCTCAGACCCAGTCAGATGGACTTCAGAGTTCCTTGCAATCCATGCCCAGCCAGGCCCCGATCAGCCCCCAGCTGCCCAGCTACACATCTGAATTCACCACTTTGAACCCTGCTCCGTACCCGGCGGTGGGCATCACGTCCTCCTCACACCTCCTCCCTTCAGGCCAACATGTGCTGCCCCAAGAGATGTACAAGCCCAAGCCGGTGGCAAACAACGCCCTGATGGATGGCGGGATTGGACTGAAGTCTGGAAGAGGCGGCTCCTTTGGGAGCACGGCAGGCAGGTCAACCTGCGACTGCCCCAATTGCCAGGAGCTGGAGCGGCTGGGGGCCTCGGCGGCCAGCCTGCGGAAGAAGCCCATCCACAGCTGCCATATTCCGGGCTGCGGGAAGGTCTACGGGAAGGCCTCGCACCTCAAGGCCCACCTGCGGTGGCACACCGGGGAGCGCCCCTTTGTCTGCAACTGGCTCTTCTGTGGGAAGCGCTTCACCCGCTCAGATGAGCTGGAGCGCCACGTTCGCACCCACACCCGGGAGAAGAAGTTCACCTGTTTGCTTTGCAATAAGCGCTTCACCCGCAGCGACCACCTGAGCAAGCACCAGAAGACCCACAACGagatgggggtgggaaagccCCCCGAGGGTGAAGCCGAACGGGAAGAGGCTGCCGCGGTGGCCAGCTCTCCCAGCACCGCCCTGCAGGACGCCCTCCCTGGAGACGAGAAAGACGCCACCAGCCCGGAGCAGAGCAATCTGCTGGAAATCTAG